The following coding sequences lie in one Bacteroidia bacterium genomic window:
- a CDS encoding translocation/assembly module TamB domain-containing protein — MLLIAYLLLRTSSVQTWLTQKIASYYSEKLHTKVEVGGVDIGFFNKVILEKVYVEDLHKDTLLYAEKLALSIGDINRQTHQIFITSVELKNTKLALITYQKEKDFNLQFIINEFASKDTIADTTAVAWHFRFGGLLLNNVDFKLQDRNDTSTTTGINFSDLHAENIHAGISDVEFFGDTIRATIDNLSTTEKSGFQLRDFACYVKLSPVGMELDQLRIKTAQSEISTDLILKYSKYGDFNDFIHKVKMKAVFTKSRLEMNDIAYFSTDLKGMYKTLTVSGDISGTVNDLRGKNMNILFGDNTQFSGNIDMSGLPNFSETYMHLDINRLTTTREDLEQIPVPPFNEQKTLEVPESIGLLGKIKFSGNFSGFYSDFVAYGKFTTDLGNISSDVDMQKPLGNSVATYSGKIKSDNFDIGKFLGIGILGKISLDGQVDGKGLERDNIAANIKGAIKNIEFNKYNYQNLNVAGNLAKRVFKGMLAVRDTNLSMDFNGDVDFNEKIPVTDFVSTINRADLSALHFIQSKTPAILSSQLTVNVTGSNEDDLLGEALIGKTTFIQNNIQYEMQHLNLVSQKEKDGKKSVFLSSDFLDATIKGNFELSELPTSIINFLNHYAPSYVPKLKLKSIQQPENFNYSVHFNKPNPLTELFFPKLKISPDTYVNGSYNSTDQKIILNAKARQLVLSGKKISLWSAEVFSDQQKIKMKMGCQRLDISDSIGADNLAISATALNDSVTWKLNWKSNDDIEYSGNFDGLVLFDQHPQLKIKLLHSQIVIADSVWKMSEDNEIKIDSSQIAVTNLSFRNGQQAIAVNGFISENKSQAIQINLSQFRLENLNQFIAKSGLKLNGAVDGITTISSIYEHPVFSSSINFQKIKLNNENIGNGVLETLWNDKKQAIYLHGNFSKDSIQNILISGFYYPTRDTNNVDMDMTLHNMEMQIFEPFVKDYCRDFKGQFGGEVTIKGAINNPLLGGKLTLHAKKVTVNYLNTSYSFNQDIIIHPTSFRIDSLVLYDIYGHTAIVNGSVFHNNFKDFQLDFDIEASKFLCLNTSDNTDNLYYGTAFGSGIMNVYGYLNNISIDASLKTEKINFDHKIFTTQLFIPMTGPQEAGDNDFVRFIKKDSVKVKKGQDYKASQNGLTVNLNVEATPDAQVQIIFDSKIGDIITAHGNGNLKMSVNSIGSVSMYGDYTIDDGSYLFTLQNIINKKFKLQKGGTIRWSGDPYNADLNLNAIYQVKTPLSPFFPSDSTGLYKKRYPVNCILNLSGNLFSPNIAFDIDLPTVDDGTRQTIKSYLTTEQEMNKQIFSLMVMNSFVPPDQLKSQGVSQGGNAGTTASSELLSNQLSNWLSQISNDFDVGVNYRPGDLLSSKELEVALSTQLFNDKVSIDGNFGVAGNAAVQTQNTNNIVGDVNIEYKLTEDGKLRVKAFNRSNDNTIVLSNAPFTQGMGIFYREEFNTLGELYRRFRSKTAKQKTTTTN, encoded by the coding sequence TTGTTGCTGATTGCGTATTTATTGCTTCGTACAAGTTCTGTGCAAACGTGGCTAACGCAAAAAATTGCCTCTTATTATTCTGAGAAATTACATACCAAAGTGGAAGTAGGGGGGGTAGATATCGGTTTTTTCAACAAAGTGATTTTAGAAAAAGTATACGTGGAAGATTTGCACAAAGATACTTTGCTATACGCCGAAAAATTAGCGTTGAGCATCGGAGATATCAATCGTCAAACACATCAAATTTTTATAACAAGTGTGGAGTTGAAAAACACGAAACTCGCATTAATTACGTATCAAAAAGAAAAAGATTTTAATTTACAATTTATCATCAATGAATTTGCTTCCAAAGATACAATAGCTGATACTACTGCGGTCGCTTGGCATTTTAGATTTGGCGGATTGTTGCTGAATAATGTGGATTTTAAATTGCAAGATAGAAACGATACATCGACCACTACGGGAATTAATTTTTCAGATTTACACGCTGAAAATATCCATGCGGGAATCAGCGATGTGGAATTTTTTGGTGATACGATTCGGGCTACGATTGATAATCTTTCTACAACTGAAAAATCAGGATTTCAACTTCGGGATTTTGCGTGTTATGTGAAATTGAGTCCGGTAGGCATGGAGTTGGATCAACTTCGGATTAAAACTGCGCAAAGTGAAATTTCCACTGATTTGATTTTAAAATATTCTAAATATGGCGATTTTAATGATTTTATCCATAAAGTGAAGATGAAAGCGGTGTTTACGAAATCGCGTTTGGAGATGAATGACATCGCTTATTTTTCGACCGATTTAAAAGGAATGTACAAAACACTAACGGTTTCGGGCGACATTAGCGGAACTGTAAATGATTTGCGCGGAAAAAATATGAATATTTTATTCGGAGATAATACACAATTCAGTGGAAATATTGATATGAGCGGCTTACCGAATTTTTCTGAGACCTATATGCACTTGGATATAAACCGACTTACCACCACACGCGAAGATTTGGAGCAAATTCCGGTACCACCATTTAACGAACAAAAAACATTGGAAGTGCCTGAAAGTATTGGACTTCTCGGAAAAATTAAATTTAGTGGCAATTTCTCAGGTTTCTATTCAGATTTTGTGGCGTACGGGAAATTTACCACTGACCTCGGGAATATTTCATCCGATGTTGATATGCAAAAACCATTGGGGAATTCCGTTGCTACTTATAGCGGAAAAATAAAGTCAGATAATTTTGATATCGGAAAATTTTTAGGGATTGGAATTCTCGGAAAAATAAGTTTGGATGGACAGGTGGATGGCAAAGGTTTGGAGCGCGATAATATTGCGGCGAACATTAAAGGTGCTATCAAAAATATTGAGTTTAATAAATACAATTATCAAAATCTGAATGTAGCGGGAAATTTGGCGAAAAGAGTGTTTAAAGGAATGCTTGCTGTTCGGGATACTAACTTAAGCATGGATTTTAACGGAGATGTGGATTTTAATGAAAAAATTCCGGTAACGGATTTCGTTTCCACCATTAATCGAGCCGATTTGAGTGCGCTCCATTTTATACAAAGTAAAACGCCAGCTATTCTTTCCTCTCAACTTACAGTAAATGTTACTGGTAGCAACGAGGATGATTTATTGGGCGAAGCCTTAATCGGAAAAACTACTTTTATCCAGAATAATATTCAATACGAAATGCAGCATTTGAATTTGGTATCGCAGAAGGAAAAGGATGGAAAGAAATCTGTTTTTTTATCGTCCGATTTTTTGGATGCCACCATTAAAGGGAATTTCGAGCTAAGTGAATTACCCACCTCTATCATTAATTTTTTAAACCACTATGCACCTTCTTATGTTCCTAAACTAAAATTAAAGAGCATTCAACAACCTGAAAATTTTAATTATTCAGTTCATTTTAACAAGCCAAATCCTTTAACAGAATTATTTTTTCCAAAACTAAAAATCAGCCCAGATACATACGTGAATGGAAGTTATAACAGTACAGATCAAAAAATAATCTTAAATGCAAAAGCACGTCAATTAGTGTTGAGTGGGAAGAAAATTTCGTTGTGGAGTGCGGAAGTATTTTCGGATCAACAAAAAATAAAAATGAAAATGGGCTGTCAGCGTTTGGATATTAGCGACAGCATTGGAGCTGATAATTTAGCTATATCTGCAACTGCTTTAAATGACAGTGTAACGTGGAAGTTGAATTGGAAAAGCAATGATGACATTGAGTATAGCGGAAATTTTGACGGACTCGTGTTGTTTGATCAACATCCACAATTAAAAATTAAATTGTTGCATTCTCAAATTGTGATTGCTGATTCCGTTTGGAAAATGAGCGAAGACAATGAGATAAAAATAGATTCATCACAGATAGCCGTTACTAATTTGTCGTTTCGAAATGGACAGCAAGCCATTGCCGTAAATGGTTTTATTTCAGAAAATAAATCGCAAGCAATACAAATCAATCTTTCTCAATTTAGGTTGGAAAATTTGAATCAGTTTATAGCTAAAAGTGGATTGAAATTAAATGGTGCTGTGGATGGCATAACCACTATTTCAAGTATCTATGAGCATCCTGTTTTTAGCAGTTCCATCAATTTCCAGAAAATAAAATTGAACAATGAAAATATTGGTAATGGAGTTTTAGAAACGCTTTGGAACGATAAAAAACAAGCTATTTATTTGCATGGAAATTTTAGTAAAGACAGTATTCAAAATATCCTTATTTCCGGCTTTTATTATCCTACGAGAGATACAAATAATGTGGATATGGATATGACTTTGCACAACATGGAAATGCAAATTTTCGAACCTTTTGTGAAGGATTATTGCCGTGATTTTAAAGGACAATTTGGCGGAGAGGTAACGATAAAAGGTGCGATAAATAATCCTTTGTTGGGAGGTAAATTAACGCTCCATGCGAAAAAAGTTACCGTCAATTATTTGAATACTTCGTACAGTTTCAATCAGGATATTATAATACATCCTACTTCTTTTCGTATAGATAGCCTTGTTTTATATGATATTTACGGGCATACTGCCATCGTAAATGGAAGTGTTTTTCACAATAATTTTAAAGATTTTCAATTAGATTTTGATATTGAGGCAAGTAAATTTTTATGTTTAAATACATCTGATAATACGGATAATCTATATTACGGAACCGCTTTTGGATCGGGAATAATGAACGTCTATGGTTATTTGAATAATATTTCAATTGACGCATCTTTAAAGACAGAAAAAATAAATTTTGATCATAAAATATTCACAACGCAATTATTTATTCCGATGACGGGACCACAAGAAGCAGGTGATAATGATTTTGTGCGCTTCATAAAAAAAGATTCTGTGAAGGTGAAAAAAGGGCAAGATTACAAGGCGTCTCAAAATGGATTGACAGTTAATTTAAACGTAGAAGCCACGCCAGATGCGCAAGTACAAATTATTTTTGATTCCAAAATTGGAGATATTATTACAGCGCATGGAAATGGAAATCTGAAAATGTCGGTCAATAGTATCGGAAGTGTTAGTATGTATGGCGATTATACGATTGACGATGGGAGTTATTTGTTCACGCTACAAAATATCATCAATAAAAAATTTAAACTGCAAAAAGGCGGAACCATTCGCTGGTCGGGCGATCCATACAACGCAGATCTGAATTTAAATGCAATTTATCAAGTAAAAACACCGCTGAGCCCATTTTTTCCTTCCGATTCAACAGGTTTGTATAAAAAGCGTTATCCCGTCAATTGTATTTTGAATTTAAGTGGAAATTTATTCAGTCCGAACATTGCTTTCGACATTGATTTGCCAACGGTGGATGATGGAACACGCCAAACGATAAAAAGCTATCTAACTACGGAGCAAGAAATGAATAAGCAAATTTTTTCTTTAATGGTGATGAACAGTTTTGTACCACCCGATCAATTGAAATCGCAAGGTGTTTCACAAGGAGGAAATGCAGGAACTACGGCTTCTAGCGAGTTATTGTCGAATCAATTGAGTAATTGGCTTTCGCAAATAAGCAATGATTTTGATGTGGGTGTGAATTACCGACCGGGAGATTTATTGAGCAGTAAAGAGCTGGAAGTCGCACTTTCGACACAACTTTTTAATGACAAAGTATCTATTGATGGTAATTTTGGAGTAGCCGGAAATGCTGCAGTACAAACCCAAAATACGAATAATATTGTCGGCGACGTAAACATAGAATATAAACTTACAGAAGACGGTAAACTACGTGTAAAAGCTTTTAATCGATCCAACGATAATACCATTGTACTTTCCAATGCCCCATTTACCCAAGGTATGGGCATTTTTTACAGAGAAGAATTTAATACTTTGGGAGAACTGTATCGTAGGTTTCGGAGTAAAACTGCGAAACAAAAAACAACGACAACGAATTAA
- the tsaD gene encoding tRNA (adenosine(37)-N6)-threonylcarbamoyltransferase complex transferase subunit TsaD: protein MTQSTIIILGIESSCDDTAAAVIVDGKLLANCIANQKIHESYGGVVPELASRAHQQNIIPVVDEALKKANVKKTDLAAVAYTRGPGLIGSLLVGASFAKGFSLGLNIPLIEVNHMQAHILAHFIDDEKNNFSKPEFPFLCLTVSGGHTQIVLVKNYFEMEIIGQTMDDAAGEAFDKIAKIIGFPYLGGVFIDKLAQEGNPLAFKFPVPLVPDLNFSFSGLKTAFLYFIQKQTKLNPNFIEEHKADICASIQASIVNILTEKLKKAAEQTGISQIAIAGGVAANSGLRNKLHEISVQKNWKIFIPQQAYCTDNAAMIAITGYLKFLKKDFSEQNVAPTARYDW from the coding sequence ATGACGCAGTCAACGATAATAATTTTAGGAATTGAATCTTCTTGCGATGATACCGCAGCTGCTGTGATTGTTGATGGCAAATTGCTTGCCAATTGTATCGCCAATCAAAAAATTCACGAATCTTACGGCGGCGTGGTTCCAGAATTAGCTTCCAGAGCGCATCAGCAAAATATTATTCCGGTAGTAGACGAAGCACTTAAAAAAGCCAATGTCAAAAAAACAGATTTAGCCGCTGTTGCGTATACGCGTGGTCCCGGATTAATTGGTTCTTTATTGGTCGGTGCGTCTTTCGCTAAAGGTTTTTCGCTCGGTTTAAACATTCCTTTGATTGAAGTAAATCACATGCAAGCGCATATTTTAGCACACTTTATTGACGATGAAAAAAATAATTTTTCGAAGCCCGAATTTCCTTTTTTGTGCCTTACCGTTTCTGGCGGACATACACAAATTGTGCTCGTAAAGAATTATTTTGAAATGGAAATAATCGGTCAAACAATGGATGACGCTGCGGGAGAAGCTTTTGATAAAATTGCGAAAATAATTGGCTTTCCTTATCTCGGTGGCGTATTTATTGATAAATTGGCGCAAGAAGGAAATCCGTTGGCGTTTAAATTTCCGGTGCCATTGGTGCCTGATTTGAATTTTAGTTTCAGCGGATTAAAAACAGCTTTTTTATATTTCATCCAAAAACAAACAAAACTAAATCCAAATTTTATTGAAGAACATAAAGCTGATATTTGTGCGTCTATCCAAGCAAGTATTGTCAATATCTTAACAGAAAAATTAAAAAAAGCAGCGGAACAAACGGGAATTTCTCAAATTGCAATCGCTGGCGGAGTGGCGGCGAATTCAGGATTACGAAATAAATTACACGAAATTTCAGTGCAAAAAAATTGGAAAATTTTTATTCCTCAACAAGCGTATTGCACGGATAACGCTGCAATGATTGCCATAACGGGATATTTAAAATTTCTAAAAAAAGATTTTTCAGAACAAAATGTAGCGCCAACTGCTCGATACGATTGGTAA
- a CDS encoding RNA-binding protein, translated as MKLFVANIEESINEFVLESIFARFGEVISTKIVYDRITYESKGYAFVEMAKKEDALKAIESLNDKDLKGKKLVIKEADEKRR; from the coding sequence ATGAAACTATTTGTTGCCAACATCGAAGAATCCATCAATGAATTTGTGTTAGAAAGTATTTTCGCGCGCTTCGGCGAAGTTATTTCCACCAAAATTGTGTACGATCGAATTACGTACGAATCGAAAGGTTACGCTTTTGTGGAAATGGCGAAAAAAGAAGATGCTTTAAAAGCCATCGAAAGCCTTAACGACAAGGATTTAAAAGGAAAAAAATTAGTGATTAAAGAAGCTGACGAAAAAAGACGCTAA